The Chryseobacterium indicum genome includes a window with the following:
- a CDS encoding right-handed parallel beta-helix repeat-containing protein: protein MKSNLFNIYKRISGLSVFLIFFIFSQDLAAQVFLDIANRGAGTGVNWNNAKSFSSYFGSLSSGTIPANTKVYIKANTGYTYLGGSSAPVIRVSPGVLIQGGFPTTATGNDLSGYNPVINTTRITITGGTAYQLFGQTNMAGTESAEIKGLDITASSTTCAWVYVTGNNGFSAGGGGTINFTDLYVHDMCAIAFDFLTTVAGSKAVFNNCLLKNLSTGSFASAIYANTNTTSISFNNSSVVGCSNTSSVGSGGGITTMGDFTATNSSFCGNTSQWGGGAIQIGYSSYFATANFTGCTFSNNTVTSVGFGGAILNSNGYVTLNNCNFYGNKAYGGGAYGSSSGVGNTLMVNNCVFYNNGSPYTLDVSNANIQGGGAIYTYPNSGLTSISNSKFVSNYTNGSLGGAIFMVNSGGTTSAASTITGCLFYGNNVGGNTTSGPACFPAGNGNTAADIALYSGSQFGTHGTLTLTNNQLQLSGINSYLSHEFFPRTTAPVNTNYINGGGNTFGNTNNGGVVSPSFNCPATITIPCLASDDPSPALSTYSISNTCPAAVVNLTTITAGNQNADVTLTWHTGSTATDANKVTTPDAVNQGGIYYAAFYDAANGCYSTTSAPVTVSINGCTVISNICPAVTVNLTALVQSGNLPVTWHTGTPATDSNKIASPDAVSVSGTYYAAFYDAAGGCYSPTVSVPVQIITCPSYCTQPAAIGTPDYSYSLIGISTYLTKSSDFPDAVSNGFIALESKDKGFVITRVANENAIVNPKEGMIIYDIAANCVKLYNGTVWNCIVRSCNN from the coding sequence ATGAAAAGTAATTTATTCAATATATACAAAAGAATATCCGGACTTTCTGTATTCCTAATATTCTTTATTTTTTCACAAGATTTAGCTGCACAGGTTTTTCTGGACATTGCCAACAGAGGTGCCGGAACCGGTGTCAACTGGAATAATGCCAAGTCTTTTAGCTCTTATTTCGGAAGCCTTTCTTCAGGTACTATTCCGGCGAACACTAAAGTCTATATAAAAGCAAATACGGGTTACACCTATTTGGGAGGATCTTCAGCACCCGTTATCAGAGTAAGTCCGGGTGTGCTTATACAGGGAGGTTTTCCTACAACGGCTACAGGTAATGATCTTTCGGGATATAATCCGGTAATTAATACGACGCGTATTACGATTACAGGAGGCACAGCCTATCAGTTATTCGGGCAAACCAATATGGCGGGTACAGAATCTGCCGAAATAAAAGGTCTGGATATAACGGCAAGTTCCACAACGTGTGCGTGGGTCTATGTAACGGGAAATAATGGCTTTTCGGCAGGTGGCGGAGGAACCATCAATTTTACAGATCTTTATGTACACGACATGTGTGCTATTGCCTTCGATTTTCTTACCACTGTAGCCGGTAGTAAAGCAGTATTTAATAACTGTTTACTGAAAAATCTGAGTACTGGGAGTTTTGCTTCTGCAATTTATGCCAATACCAATACGACTTCCATTTCGTTTAATAACAGTTCTGTGGTTGGATGTTCCAATACTTCATCTGTAGGCAGTGGAGGCGGAATTACCACAATGGGAGATTTTACGGCTACCAACAGCAGTTTTTGCGGCAATACCTCACAATGGGGAGGTGGTGCCATACAGATTGGCTATAGCAGTTATTTTGCTACAGCTAATTTTACAGGATGTACATTTAGTAATAATACAGTTACCAGCGTTGGTTTTGGAGGTGCCATATTAAACTCAAACGGCTATGTTACCCTTAACAATTGTAATTTCTATGGAAATAAAGCTTATGGCGGAGGTGCATACGGCAGCAGCAGCGGAGTGGGAAATACTCTTATGGTAAATAATTGTGTTTTCTACAACAACGGTTCTCCGTATACTCTTGATGTAAGCAATGCCAATATTCAGGGAGGTGGTGCTATTTATACTTATCCAAACTCCGGTCTTACCAGCATCAGCAACAGTAAGTTTGTCAGCAATTATACAAACGGCAGTTTAGGTGGCGCAATATTCATGGTGAACTCAGGAGGTACTACAAGTGCTGCAAGCACCATTACGGGATGCCTGTTCTATGGCAATAATGTTGGAGGCAATACAACATCCGGACCGGCTTGTTTTCCGGCAGGCAACGGGAATACTGCGGCAGATATCGCGTTATACAGTGGAAGCCAATTTGGAACTCACGGGACTTTAACGCTGACTAATAATCAATTACAGTTATCCGGGATTAATAGTTATTTAAGTCATGAATTTTTTCCCAGAACTACAGCTCCTGTAAATACAAATTACATAAATGGCGGAGGCAACACTTTCGGTAATACGAACAACGGCGGTGTCGTTTCTCCTTCTTTTAACTGTCCCGCAACGATAACGATCCCATGTCTGGCAAGTGACGATCCGAGTCCGGCATTAAGTACTTATAGTATAAGCAATACCTGTCCTGCAGCTGTGGTAAATTTAACAACAATTACAGCGGGCAATCAGAATGCGGATGTTACCTTAACCTGGCACACCGGCTCCACAGCTACGGATGCCAATAAAGTGACAACACCGGATGCCGTAAATCAGGGAGGAATTTATTATGCAGCATTTTATGATGCGGCAAACGGATGCTACAGTACCACTTCTGCTCCCGTTACTGTAAGTATTAACGGCTGTACTGTGATATCCAACATTTGTCCTGCTGTTACTGTTAATCTTACGGCACTGGTACAAAGTGGTAATCTTCCGGTAACGTGGCATACGGGAACTCCGGCTACGGACTCTAACAAAATCGCCAGTCCTGACGCAGTTTCTGTTTCCGGAACGTATTATGCTGCGTTTTATGATGCTGCAGGAGGATGTTACAGTCCTACGGTAAGTGTTCCGGTACAGATAATTACTTGTCCTTCCTATTGTACACAGCCTGCGGCAATCGGGACACCGGACTATTCATATTCGCTAATAGGGATCTCAACATATCTTACAAAATCTTCTGATTTTCCAGATGCGGTTTCCAACGGTTTTATAGCATTGGAGTCTAAAGACAAAGGCTTTGTTATTACAAGAGTAGCCAATGAAAACGCCATCGTTAATCCTAAGGAAGGAATGATTATTTATGATATCGCAGCCAATTGCGTGAAGTTATATAACGGCACTGTCTGGAACTGTATTGTAAGAAGCTGCAATAATTAA
- a CDS encoding PA2169 family four-helix-bundle protein: MNNEKNVAVLNDLLNITNDRIEGFSKVEDKVWDTHSALRSDYDNMVSQSQIMKNDLIRHINEHGGEADNTTSTAGAFHRAWIDVKNAFSADKDESTLENVVFGEKAAINAYQDALDSGDLSPECSTLVSDQLHHLKSSYSKFENLEERN, encoded by the coding sequence ATGAACAACGAAAAAAATGTAGCAGTATTAAACGATTTACTGAACATTACCAATGACAGAATTGAAGGATTTTCAAAAGTAGAAGACAAAGTATGGGACACCCATTCTGCATTGAGAAGTGACTACGACAATATGGTTTCTCAGTCTCAGATTATGAAAAATGATCTGATAAGACATATCAATGAACACGGAGGAGAAGCAGACAACACCACAAGTACAGCAGGAGCTTTCCACAGAGCATGGATAGATGTGAAAAATGCATTTTCAGCAGATAAAGATGAATCTACTTTAGAAAATGTTGTTTTCGGAGAAAAAGCAGCCATTAATGCTTATCAGGATGCACTGGACAGTGGAGATCTTTCTCCTGAATGTTCCACACTGGTATCGGATCAGCTTCATCACCTGAAATCTTCTTATTCCAAATTTGAAAATCTTGAAGAAAGAAATTAG
- a CDS encoding FAD/NAD(P)-binding protein, translating into MNTINSIALIGGGPAALFVVKHLIAEKVYPKELYIFEKNETLGSGMPYSHYGANVEHVANVSANELPELPHSFTDFVLRKDLKDYPDFAGGDNGNINEYKVIPRLLLGNYLEDQFNILLKTANKLNIIVKVFKNTKIVDIDRKNDDFFNVITEFGEIHKVSKVIICTGHQWSSENETRTKGWYDSPYPPSKFTFASDHSVAIRGTSLTAVDAVKTLARLNGKYIEENNDLKFKINEESKNFSITLFSKRGFLPALRFHSEGSPYSEGWIMSYDEIYEYKQKNNGFVDLDYVFDINFKQPLRKKNEKFYQEIKDLSIEEFVEKMLELREKLDSFQLFKAEYAEAEKSIERHQTIAWKETLSAFSYAINYPAKHFSAEDMMRLRKTLLPLISVIISSLPQSSYKELMALYDAGILNLVSVDEDSYIESHGDEGIIYHYTDEAGNKRSDHYRLYIDAIGQQPVQFNNIPFEGLKNGRFISSGYIKFKDPDKGKNEFEQDNRNIIQTEPDNYYLRVDGLNINDNFQALDYYGRVTEDLYIMAVPYIAGLNPDYSGLDFCDTAGKRIVKSLL; encoded by the coding sequence ATGAATACCATCAACAGTATTGCCCTTATCGGCGGAGGACCGGCAGCTCTATTTGTCGTAAAACATCTGATTGCCGAAAAGGTTTATCCCAAAGAACTTTATATTTTCGAAAAAAATGAAACTTTAGGATCCGGTATGCCTTACAGCCATTACGGAGCTAATGTAGAACATGTCGCTAACGTATCAGCAAACGAACTTCCGGAACTTCCGCACTCTTTTACAGATTTTGTCCTGAGAAAAGATCTGAAAGACTATCCCGATTTTGCCGGCGGAGACAATGGAAATATCAATGAATATAAAGTAATCCCCAGACTTCTTTTGGGAAATTATCTGGAAGACCAGTTTAATATTTTATTAAAAACTGCCAATAAACTCAATATAATAGTAAAAGTTTTCAAAAACACAAAAATTGTAGATATCGACAGGAAAAATGATGATTTTTTTAATGTGATTACAGAATTCGGTGAAATTCATAAAGTTTCTAAAGTCATTATCTGTACCGGACATCAATGGTCTTCTGAAAACGAAACCCGAACCAAAGGATGGTATGATTCTCCATATCCTCCGTCAAAATTTACCTTTGCATCTGATCATTCGGTTGCAATTCGCGGAACATCACTTACTGCAGTAGATGCAGTGAAAACTCTGGCAAGATTAAACGGAAAATACATCGAGGAAAATAATGATCTGAAATTTAAAATTAATGAAGAAAGCAAAAATTTTTCGATTACCTTATTTTCAAAAAGAGGGTTTCTTCCGGCTTTAAGGTTTCATTCTGAAGGAAGTCCTTATTCTGAAGGCTGGATCATGTCATATGACGAAATCTATGAATATAAACAAAAAAATAACGGATTTGTAGATCTGGATTATGTATTCGATATTAATTTTAAGCAGCCACTAAGAAAAAAGAACGAAAAGTTTTATCAGGAAATTAAAGATCTCAGCATCGAGGAATTTGTTGAAAAAATGCTTGAACTGAGAGAAAAACTAGACAGTTTTCAACTTTTTAAAGCTGAATATGCAGAAGCCGAGAAATCAATAGAAAGACATCAGACTATCGCATGGAAAGAAACATTATCAGCTTTCAGCTACGCGATTAATTATCCTGCGAAACATTTTTCTGCTGAAGATATGATGAGATTAAGAAAAACTTTGCTTCCTCTTATTTCCGTTATCATTTCATCTCTTCCTCAGTCATCATATAAAGAACTTATGGCACTTTATGATGCCGGAATTCTGAATCTGGTAAGTGTAGATGAAGACAGCTATATCGAATCTCACGGCGACGAAGGCATAATTTATCATTACACAGATGAGGCAGGAAACAAAAGATCAGATCATTACAGACTCTATATCGATGCTATTGGTCAACAGCCTGTCCAGTTCAACAATATTCCTTTTGAAGGTTTGAAAAACGGAAGATTCATAAGTTCAGGGTATATTAAATTTAAAGATCCGGACAAAGGCAAAAATGAATTCGAACAGGATAACCGAAATATCATACAAACTGAACCCGACAATTATTATCTGCGCGTGGACGGATTGAATATTAATGATAATTTTCAGGCTCTGGATTATTACGGAAGAGTTACAGAAGATCTGTACATCATGGCTGTACCATATATTGCAGGCTTAAATCCTGATTATTCCGGACTTGATTTCTGCGATACAGCAGGAAAAAGAATTGTAAAATCTTTATTGTAA
- a CDS encoding SRPBCC family protein produces MSHPIIVEQKINAPVYKVWKALTDKAEMQIWYFDIFDFEPQTGKVFNFYEPGDEKKYHHQGEILEIFPNEKLKYSWSYPELSDKKTTVTWELKPDENGTLIKLIHEDIDHFNDLGENFSRESFTEGWNGILKESLKPYLEN; encoded by the coding sequence ATGAGTCATCCAATTATTGTAGAGCAGAAAATAAATGCTCCGGTTTATAAAGTCTGGAAAGCATTAACAGATAAAGCTGAAATGCAGATATGGTATTTCGATATTTTTGATTTTGAACCGCAAACCGGAAAAGTATTCAACTTTTATGAACCGGGAGATGAGAAAAAGTATCATCATCAGGGAGAAATTCTGGAAATTTTTCCTAATGAAAAGCTAAAATATTCATGGTCATATCCTGAATTATCAGATAAAAAAACAACCGTAACGTGGGAATTGAAACCCGACGAAAACGGAACTTTAATAAAACTTATTCACGAGGATATTGACCATTTTAACGATCTGGGTGAAAATTTTTCACGGGAATCTTTCACGGAAGGCTGGAACGGAATTTTGAAGGAAAGTTTAAAACCCTATCTCGAAAATTAA
- a CDS encoding VOC family protein, which produces MTKFNSLRPVLWTEQFDETIGFYTQILGFTLRERNDDWQWASLQKDEVQIMLTKPNQHEKFNGIGFTGSFYFTVNNADELWEELKDKAKICYEIETFDWEMREFAIYDNNGYILQFGQDIHEISSEE; this is translated from the coding sequence ATGACAAAATTCAATTCCCTTCGTCCCGTTTTATGGACAGAACAATTCGATGAAACAATCGGTTTTTATACGCAGATTCTTGGTTTTACCCTACGGGAAAGAAATGACGACTGGCAATGGGCTTCTTTGCAGAAAGATGAGGTGCAGATTATGCTTACAAAACCGAATCAGCATGAGAAATTCAACGGAATCGGGTTCACCGGTTCATTTTATTTTACGGTAAATAATGCAGATGAATTATGGGAAGAGCTGAAAGATAAAGCAAAAATCTGCTATGAAATTGAAACGTTCGACTGGGAAATGAGAGAGTTTGCGATCTATGACAATAACGGTTATATATTACAATTTGGTCAAGATATACATGAAATTAGTTCAGAGGAATAA
- a CDS encoding glutaminyl-peptide cyclotransferase — protein sequence MKKNIIAGFAAILLLASCKDDKKVLDSLADYNNSMMEKGYHFGDKLDLPKDVLDDVETISISFGDKETSGLTIDPKFFTLGDNAVTFNIKTKGGETLTQDATINVFAKNPEQKINYEIIAEYPHDPKNFVQGFQIEGNTIYESDGQNGSSQILKYTLGTTTPLASTKQAQEDFSEGSTIVGDKVYQLTWQSKKGYIYDKSSLKLIKEFAYPNVLGEGWGLTYDGKNLIASDGSKLLYFLDPNNPSKMVKYIAVAGSSQAYDQLNELEFHNGFIYANVWQKPIILKINPANGEVVGTFDFTEIAKQNTKGSDDVLNGIAFKGDNMLITGKNWSKIYEVAIK from the coding sequence ATGAAAAAAAATATAATAGCAGGTTTTGCAGCGATTTTGTTGTTGGCTTCATGTAAAGATGACAAAAAAGTACTGGATTCTTTGGCAGATTACAACAACTCAATGATGGAAAAAGGATATCATTTCGGAGATAAACTGGATTTGCCGAAAGATGTGCTTGATGATGTAGAAACCATTTCAATCAGTTTTGGAGACAAAGAAACATCAGGTCTTACCATAGATCCTAAATTTTTTACGTTGGGCGACAATGCTGTTACTTTTAATATCAAAACAAAAGGCGGTGAAACATTAACGCAGGACGCCACCATCAATGTATTTGCTAAAAATCCAGAACAGAAAATTAATTACGAAATCATTGCCGAATATCCTCACGATCCGAAAAATTTTGTGCAGGGTTTCCAGATCGAAGGCAACACGATTTATGAAAGTGACGGACAGAACGGTTCTTCGCAGATTTTAAAATATACTTTAGGCACTACAACGCCTTTGGCTTCTACCAAGCAGGCTCAGGAAGATTTTTCTGAAGGAAGCACCATTGTCGGCGATAAAGTTTATCAGCTAACATGGCAGAGTAAAAAAGGATATATTTACGATAAAAGTTCTTTAAAATTGATCAAAGAATTTGCCTATCCAAATGTATTGGGTGAAGGTTGGGGATTAACCTACGACGGTAAAAACCTGATTGCTTCAGATGGAAGTAAATTATTGTATTTCCTAGATCCGAATAACCCTTCAAAAATGGTGAAATACATTGCTGTTGCGGGAAGTTCTCAGGCTTACGATCAGTTGAATGAACTAGAATTCCATAACGGATTTATTTATGCTAATGTCTGGCAGAAGCCCATCATTCTTAAAATTAATCCGGCAAACGGAGAAGTAGTGGGAACGTTTGATTTTACTGAAATTGCCAAGCAGAATACCAAAGGAAGCGACGACGTTTTGAACGGAATTGCCTTCAAAGGAGATAATATGTTGATAACCGGTAAAAACTGGTCTAAAATTTACGAAGTGGCGATCAAATAA
- a CDS encoding glutaminyl-peptide cyclotransferase, whose product MKKSLIAGFAAALLLISCKNDKKILDSLADYNNSMEQKGYHFGDKLNLPEEVTDNAESISISFGDKETSDLTIDPKFFSYGDNEVTFNIKTKGGEILNQDATINVFTKNPEANIPFDIIAEYPHDPNNFVEGFVMEGNTIYESDGLEKASQLIKYTLGSTALAQTEKQPADIFSEGIAIAGDKIYQLTYRNKIGFVYDKNTLKKISEFPLPNEFGEGWGMTYDGKNLIADTGSNKLYFLDVNNPSKVLKTVSVGGNKEIYNQINELEYHNGFIYANIWHQPYILKINPETGETVGKFDFTKITEEYTQNNSEHVLNGIAFKGDHMLITGKNWSKIYEVAIK is encoded by the coding sequence GTGAAGAAAAGCCTGATTGCGGGTTTTGCAGCAGCTTTGCTGTTGATTTCCTGTAAAAACGATAAAAAAATCCTTGATTCTTTAGCGGATTATAACAATTCGATGGAGCAGAAGGGCTATCATTTTGGAGATAAACTGAATCTTCCGGAAGAAGTTACCGACAATGCGGAAAGCATTTCCATAAGTTTCGGGGATAAAGAAACGTCAGATTTAACGATTGATCCGAAGTTCTTTTCTTACGGTGATAATGAGGTGACCTTCAATATTAAAACGAAAGGAGGGGAAATTTTAAATCAGGACGCCACCATCAATGTTTTTACAAAAAATCCTGAAGCCAATATTCCTTTTGACATCATTGCAGAATATCCCCACGATCCGAATAATTTTGTAGAAGGTTTTGTGATGGAAGGAAATACGATTTATGAAAGTGACGGACTGGAAAAAGCTTCCCAGCTAATAAAATATACTTTAGGAAGTACGGCTCTTGCGCAGACTGAAAAACAGCCAGCCGATATTTTTTCCGAAGGAATTGCTATCGCCGGAGATAAAATTTATCAGTTAACTTATAGAAACAAAATAGGATTTGTTTACGATAAAAATACGTTGAAGAAAATCTCGGAATTTCCTTTGCCGAATGAATTCGGGGAAGGTTGGGGAATGACCTATGACGGGAAAAATCTTATCGCAGATACAGGTTCAAATAAACTGTATTTTCTGGATGTAAATAATCCTTCAAAAGTGCTGAAAACCGTTTCTGTAGGCGGAAATAAGGAAATTTACAACCAAATCAACGAGCTGGAATATCACAACGGATTTATTTATGCCAATATCTGGCATCAACCTTATATTTTAAAGATCAATCCTGAAACAGGTGAAACTGTAGGTAAATTTGATTTTACAAAGATCACGGAAGAATATACTCAGAATAACAGCGAACACGTTCTTAACGGAATTGCCTTTAAAGGAGATCATATGCTGATTACAGGAAAAAACTGGTCGAAAATTTACGAAGTTGCGATTAAATAA
- a CDS encoding deoxynucleoside kinase, with protein MHIAVTGNIGAGKTTLTTMLSKHYGWDAQFEDVDHNPYLEDFYADMSKWSFALQIYFLGSRFRQVKEIRESGKNIIQDRTIYEDAHIFAENLNDMNLLSDRDFKNYESVFNLMKSFVSAPDLLIYLKSDVPNLVKKIYKRGREYEASISIEYLSKLNQKYEKWISNYTEGKLLIIEVDDLDFVEKPEDFGFILEKIEAELNGLF; from the coding sequence ATGCACATTGCAGTTACAGGAAATATTGGAGCAGGAAAGACGACGTTAACGACGATGCTTTCTAAGCATTACGGTTGGGATGCCCAGTTTGAAGATGTAGATCACAATCCTTATCTGGAGGATTTTTACGCGGATATGAGCAAGTGGAGTTTTGCGCTTCAGATCTATTTTTTGGGAAGCAGATTCAGACAGGTAAAAGAGATCAGGGAAAGTGGGAAAAATATTATTCAGGATCGTACGATTTATGAAGATGCACACATTTTTGCAGAAAACCTGAACGATATGAATCTTCTTTCTGATCGTGATTTTAAAAACTACGAATCAGTTTTCAATCTGATGAAATCTTTCGTTTCTGCGCCGGATTTACTCATTTACCTTAAATCTGACGTTCCGAATCTGGTAAAGAAAATTTACAAAAGAGGAAGAGAGTATGAAGCGTCCATCAGCATTGAATATCTTTCAAAACTGAATCAGAAATACGAAAAATGGATCTCCAATTATACGGAAGGCAAACTTTTGATTATTGAAGTGGATGATCTCGATTTCGTAGAAAAGCCTGAAGATTTCGGATTTATTTTAGAAAAGATTGAAGCAGAACTGAACGGTTTGTTTTAA
- a CDS encoding ArsC/Spx/MgsR family protein gives MLVKVLHNGNCSKSNAVLEYLDENGVPFEIINILEDPLSELEIKTVLKKLNQSVFHIIRKTDKLYLENYADKNLSEEEWIKVLAENPSLIQRPIIIKGSVAMLGRPIENVKYFIEK, from the coding sequence ATGTTGGTGAAAGTTTTACATAATGGGAATTGTTCGAAATCAAATGCGGTTTTGGAATACCTCGATGAAAACGGAGTTCCGTTTGAAATCATCAACATTCTTGAAGATCCGTTGAGTGAACTTGAAATTAAAACGGTATTAAAAAAGCTGAACCAGAGCGTATTTCATATCATCAGGAAAACAGATAAATTGTATCTTGAAAATTATGCAGACAAAAATTTATCCGAAGAAGAATGGATTAAAGTTCTGGCAGAAAATCCTTCCCTGATCCAGAGACCGATTATTATTAAAGGTTCTGTAGCGATGCTGGGAAGACCGATTGAAAATGTCAAATATTTTATTGAGAAATAA
- a CDS encoding DUF493 family protein, with amino-acid sequence MDILQGNQHANPEDFYNSLREKLEGHHDFPEDYLFKFIIPTDQAKLTEIYKVFDGIKFTLGNRESKNGKYTACNINAFVLDADQVVTIYQEVAKIEGVILL; translated from the coding sequence ATGGATATATTACAAGGAAATCAACACGCAAACCCTGAAGATTTTTATAACTCTTTGAGGGAAAAACTGGAAGGTCACCACGATTTTCCGGAAGATTATTTATTTAAATTTATTATTCCTACCGATCAGGCAAAACTTACCGAGATCTATAAGGTTTTCGACGGTATCAAATTTACACTGGGAAACCGCGAAAGTAAAAACGGAAAATACACAGCCTGCAACATCAATGCATTCGTTTTAGATGCAGATCAGGTGGTAACCATTTATCAGGAAGTCGCAAAAATTGAAGGCGTAATTCTTTTATAA
- a CDS encoding DUF4197 family protein, translating into MKKYIIAAALMIGTGAVINTTMQSCTTLATSDLGLSIIKRLLLNGIDKGVNVYSNRDAFLQNNMVDKALPKQLRDINSMLEKIAPSLVAKERAYIADAAVYTVNISKPILVNAVNSLNANDVTRIIQGEKGTATLILKEKTSQQLIAAITPKVEEQLNQYGIVKSINTALSGSNLLGSLLGGNKTSVNSGGLSQLASEQLVNGIFNIIEDYEIQNSKSLLGPLGK; encoded by the coding sequence ATGAAAAAATATATTATCGCGGCGGCTCTTATGATAGGAACCGGAGCTGTTATCAATACAACAATGCAGTCTTGTACGACTCTGGCAACATCTGATCTCGGATTATCGATTATTAAAAGACTTCTTCTGAATGGAATTGATAAAGGAGTGAATGTATACAGCAACAGAGATGCTTTCTTACAAAATAATATGGTGGATAAAGCTCTTCCAAAACAGCTTAGAGACATCAATTCAATGTTAGAAAAAATTGCTCCTTCTCTGGTTGCAAAAGAAAGAGCTTATATTGCGGATGCAGCAGTTTACACGGTAAATATTTCAAAACCTATTCTCGTAAATGCCGTTAACAGCCTAAATGCAAACGATGTAACGAGAATTATTCAGGGAGAGAAAGGAACAGCAACTTTAATTCTGAAAGAAAAAACTTCCCAACAGCTTATTGCCGCCATTACTCCGAAAGTTGAAGAACAGCTTAACCAATACGGTATTGTTAAGAGCATTAATACTGCACTATCGGGAAGCAATCTACTCGGAAGTCTTCTGGGTGGAAATAAAACTTCTGTAAATTCGGGAGGATTAAGCCAATTAGCTTCCGAACAGCTTGTGAACGGGATTTTCAACATCATTGAAGATTATGAGATCCAAAATTCCAAGTCGCTTCTGGGACCGCTTGGGAAATAG